The Vibrio tasmaniensis genome includes a region encoding these proteins:
- a CDS encoding type II secretion system F family protein: MDFETVIIWSVIFIISIVLATYCLRFWDNTRADIETRKIIGSTREEKKRADLFKAILSRISFNKHETKRKLVAAGFYSDFLADAYYLLKIIPFCVCLALIVFDFYSGETKAVFALLYLMGALLIFIIGPDSYVSARGKSNIKHISSRLPFLLDLMNVCVHTGMTIESSLEYLAKELHSVDSNLAHVVRVTVERSRLVGLEKALEEFYELVPTSESQSFVMTMVQSLQFGSSVGPVLVTLASDIRELNMMDLEERIGKMGAKMSIPLIAFIMVPIIILIAAPGIMRALM; the protein is encoded by the coding sequence ATGGACTTTGAAACCGTTATAATTTGGAGCGTAATATTTATTATATCGATAGTCCTAGCAACGTATTGTTTACGATTTTGGGATAATACGAGAGCGGACATCGAGACTCGAAAAATAATCGGTTCGACACGTGAAGAGAAGAAAAGAGCAGATTTATTCAAGGCTATATTGTCTAGGATTAGTTTTAATAAGCATGAAACAAAAAGGAAATTGGTCGCTGCTGGCTTTTACAGTGATTTTCTTGCTGATGCTTATTACTTATTAAAAATAATTCCTTTTTGTGTTTGCTTAGCATTGATTGTCTTTGATTTTTATAGCGGTGAAACAAAAGCAGTATTCGCACTGTTATATCTAATGGGGGCTTTATTAATATTTATCATTGGCCCTGATTCTTATGTGTCGGCTCGAGGTAAATCTAACATCAAGCACATAAGTTCACGATTGCCATTTTTACTCGACCTAATGAATGTTTGCGTCCATACGGGGATGACGATTGAGTCTAGCTTGGAGTACTTGGCAAAAGAACTTCACTCAGTGGACAGTAATCTTGCTCATGTGGTCAGAGTGACTGTCGAACGCTCTCGCCTGGTAGGTCTTGAAAAGGCATTAGAAGAGTTTTATGAGCTTGTTCCAACCAGTGAATCACAAAGTTTCGTGATGACCATGGTGCAGAGCCTCCAATTTGGTTCATCAGTTGGCCCAGTATTAGTGACTTTAGCAAGCGATATTCGTGAGCTTAATATGATGGATTTAGAAGAACGAATCGGGAAAATGGGGGCGAAGATGTCGATTCCACTTATCGCTTTTATCATGGTTCCGATTATTATTTTAATTGCTGCTCCAGGTATTATGAGGGCGTTGATGTGA
- a CDS encoding tetratricopeptide repeat protein, translating into MIRNFVLSVIVLVLCSGCSTVNNQLDTKEQLLLGSGDSQKLIEFYKANIQSEPEYKVKLVNLYLDLKDIKSAELYRSTYNDNDLNEPEYILTNARLYYQKKNFEKALEELSKYRDEGGKEYEYQLLTGKILAQQKRFTQAIEHFEESRKQGASDREAGNNIAVVKIMQSDYLGATDILYDLYLSNPNDQRVSSNLILSSVKSQRPDIALEVLKHSNSDEQAHKQLSALMRSISKSKGKKVVTQSTIEMEQQFIGSQANSGGFVAPTSRVSKLDATTEFQASRHSVDGSVLDPRKLKPGAKPIYRVQVLATYTAIPSDFLNYLKTNYGSVYSYTHGLWKRYCIGDFNDLDEAKVFLNSIDIKGAFVVDYTKKRYVRL; encoded by the coding sequence GTGATAAGAAATTTTGTACTGTCCGTTATTGTTTTGGTTCTTTGCTCCGGTTGTTCAACGGTTAATAACCAACTTGATACCAAAGAGCAACTACTTTTAGGGTCGGGTGACTCACAGAAACTCATTGAATTTTATAAGGCAAATATACAATCGGAACCTGAATATAAAGTTAAATTGGTTAATTTGTATTTAGATCTAAAAGATATCAAGTCTGCTGAGCTGTATCGCAGTACTTACAATGATAATGATCTTAATGAACCTGAATACATTTTAACTAATGCAAGGCTTTATTATCAAAAAAAGAATTTTGAAAAAGCACTGGAAGAGTTGAGTAAGTATCGGGATGAAGGTGGCAAAGAGTATGAGTATCAACTTTTAACTGGGAAAATATTGGCTCAGCAAAAGCGATTTACCCAAGCGATCGAACATTTTGAGGAAAGCAGAAAACAAGGGGCTTCAGACAGGGAGGCTGGCAACAATATCGCTGTCGTCAAAATAATGCAGTCTGATTATTTGGGTGCAACAGACATTTTATATGACCTTTACCTTTCGAACCCGAATGATCAGAGAGTGAGTTCTAACTTGATTCTCTCTTCGGTTAAATCTCAGCGACCGGATATCGCGCTAGAGGTTTTGAAGCATTCGAATAGCGATGAGCAAGCTCACAAACAGTTGTCTGCATTAATGAGGTCAATATCTAAAAGCAAAGGGAAGAAAGTCGTGACACAGTCAACGATAGAAATGGAACAACAGTTTATTGGCTCTCAAGCTAATTCAGGGGGCTTTGTCGCCCCGACGTCTCGCGTAAGTAAATTGGATGCTACCACAGAGTTTCAAGCATCTAGACACAGTGTCGATGGTTCTGTACTTGACCCAAGAAAACTTAAGCCCGGGGCAAAACCCATTTATCGTGTGCAAGTATTGGCGACGTATACGGCGATCCCTTCTGACTTTTTGAACTATTTGAAAACAAACTACGGCTCTGTTTATTCGTATACACATGGTTTATGGAAGCGTTACTGCATTGGTGACTTTAATGACTTAGATGAAGCTAAAGTGTTTTTAAACAGTATAGATATCAAGGGAGCATTCGTTGTTGATTACACTAAGAAAAGGTATGTCCGACTATGA
- a CDS encoding IS3 family transposase (programmed frameshift) — translation MTTKKTRIKHAPEFKSEALKLAEKVGVAAAARQLSLYESQIYGWRKAVKKDAKISDRERELTTENAKLKRLLAEQAEELDIGKKGRHLLREKSKVDCYEFMLEHLMQYRIVRMAKVFGVSRSGFYYWIDNRHKVTQRNEHRKQLDSKVREVFDDKKERDGARRIQKELEANGNKHDVKTIAASMKRQSLVAKAARKFKCTTDSKHRLPVAPNLLEQDFNATAPNQKWAGDITYLATSEGWMYLAVVIDLYSRQVVGWSMSTRMTAILVCDALSMALFRRGMPEGVIIHSDRGSQYCSKDYRDLISAHNLKQSMSRKGNCWDNACVESFFHSMKVEAVQYEPIMTREEMRQALFEYIEVDYNRTRRHSALGYLSPVNFEKQYVA, via the exons ATGACAACTAAAAAAACACGAATCAAACATGCTCCTGAATTTAAATCCGAAGCACTTAAGTTGGCAGAGAAAGTCGGTGTCGCTGCTGCCGCACGACAGCTATCGTTGTATGAATCTCAAATTTATGGATGGCGTAAAGCCGTCAAAAAAGATGCGAAAATCAGCGATAGAGAAAGGGAACTCACCACTGAAAATGCCAAACTCAAACGGTTATTGGCTGAGCAAGCTGAAGAGCTAGATATCG GTAAAAAAGGCCGCCACCTACTTCGCGAAAAATCTAAAGTAGATTGCTATGAGTTTATGCTCGAACACCTTATGCAATATAGGATTGTCCGTATGGCTAAGGTGTTTGGGGTTTCTCGAAGTGGGTTTTATTATTGGATTGATAATCGCCATAAAGTCACTCAACGCAACGAGCACCGAAAGCAGCTTGACAGCAAAGTTCGAGAAGTCTTTGATGATAAAAAGGAACGTGACGGTGCAAGGCGTATTCAAAAAGAACTTGAGGCAAATGGTAATAAGCACGATGTAAAAACCATTGCCGCGAGCATGAAGCGCCAGAGCTTAGTCGCGAAGGCAGCCCGTAAGTTTAAATGTACGACAGACAGCAAGCATAGGCTTCCTGTTGCCCCGAACTTGCTAGAGCAAGATTTTAATGCGACAGCACCAAACCAAAAATGGGCTGGAGATATTACCTATCTAGCGACAAGCGAAGGTTGGATGTATTTGGCGGTTGTTATCGACTTGTACTCACGGCAAGTAGTTGGTTGGTCAATGAGCACCAGAATGACCGCGATTCTGGTCTGTGATGCGCTATCAATGGCATTGTTCCGTAGAGGCATGCCCGAAGGGGTAATTATCCATAGTGATAGAGGTAGCCAATATTGTTCAAAAGACTACAGAGACTTAATCTCAGCCCATAATCTAAAACAAAGTATGAGTAGGAAGGGAAATTGCTGGGATAACGCCTGTGTTGAAAGCTTTTTCCACTCAATGAAAGTAGAAGCCGTTCAATACGAGCCGATAATGACGCGAGAAGAGATGCGCCAAGCACTTTTTGAATATATCGAAGTTGATTATAATCGAACAAGAAGGCACAGTGCCCTTGGGTATCTAAGTCCAGTTAACTTTGAAAAACAATATGTCGCTTAA
- a CDS encoding CpaF family protein — protein MNQLKEIYIQLRDEIFDALDAATLVEISNQELEEQLKDSVNILIDKKQLQVSSLKRVDLVKALLDELKGLGPLQALVDNDDISDIMINGPSDIFIEINGKVEQSPIQFVNEKQLNTIAKRIASNVGRRIDESKPLCDARLMDGSRVNIVIPPLAIDGTSISIRKFKEQKIRLENLAEFGAMSVEMAKLLSIASHCKCNILISGGTGSGKTTLLNALSGFIGETERIVTIEDAAELQLQKPHIVRLETRQASVEGTGEITARDLVINALRMRPDRIIVGECRGGEAFEMLQAMNTGHDGSMSTLHANTPRDAIARTESMVMMATASLPISAIRRTIVSAVDLIVQVKRLHDGSRKVMYISEIIGMEGDSVVMEDIFRYEATSNFKDGKMEGEFRTPGLSTRSVIYERAKFFGLEQAVREIFK, from the coding sequence ATGAATCAATTAAAAGAAATTTACATCCAGCTTCGAGATGAGATCTTTGATGCTCTAGATGCCGCTACACTTGTTGAAATTAGCAATCAAGAGCTAGAAGAACAACTCAAAGACTCGGTTAATATATTGATCGATAAGAAGCAGCTGCAAGTTAGCTCATTGAAACGTGTCGACTTAGTCAAAGCATTACTCGATGAGTTGAAAGGTCTTGGACCTCTGCAAGCTTTAGTCGATAACGATGATATCTCGGATATCATGATCAACGGCCCGTCGGATATCTTCATAGAAATCAATGGTAAGGTTGAGCAATCACCCATTCAATTTGTTAACGAAAAACAACTGAACACCATCGCTAAGCGAATCGCATCAAATGTTGGTCGTCGTATCGATGAATCAAAACCGCTTTGTGATGCTCGTTTGATGGATGGGAGCCGTGTAAATATTGTGATCCCCCCGTTAGCGATAGATGGTACTTCTATCTCTATTCGTAAATTCAAAGAGCAAAAAATTAGGCTTGAGAATCTTGCTGAGTTTGGCGCGATGTCTGTCGAAATGGCCAAGCTTTTGTCCATTGCGAGCCATTGCAAGTGCAACATATTGATCTCCGGTGGTACCGGTTCAGGTAAAACAACGTTATTGAACGCATTATCTGGCTTCATTGGCGAAACGGAACGTATTGTTACCATTGAAGATGCTGCGGAGCTACAGCTTCAAAAACCTCATATAGTTAGGCTTGAAACTCGACAAGCTAGCGTTGAAGGAACAGGAGAAATCACCGCTCGAGACCTTGTGATTAATGCCCTTCGTATGCGCCCGGACAGAATTATTGTTGGTGAATGTCGTGGTGGTGAAGCCTTTGAGATGCTTCAAGCCATGAATACTGGCCATGACGGCTCTATGTCGACATTGCACGCTAACACACCTCGTGATGCCATTGCTCGTACTGAGAGCATGGTGATGATGGCTACCGCCAGTCTACCTATATCAGCAATACGCCGAACCATAGTCAGTGCAGTAGACTTAATTGTTCAAGTAAAGCGTCTCCACGATGGTAGCCGTAAGGTGATGTACATTTCTGAAATTATCGGCATGGAAGGAGATAGCGTGGTGATGGAAGACATTTTTCGTTACGAAGCGACTTCAAATTTCAAAGATGGAAAAATGGAAGGTGAATTCAGAACTCCCGGTTTATCAACTCGTTCAGTGATTTATGAACGCGCAAAATTTTTTGGTTTAGAACAAGCAGTAAGGGAGATCTTTAAATGA
- a CDS encoding ATPase, whose protein sequence is MRWIVITLIALITSACSHVDTSNSSVIEQLEERFEFDMASSEDSISRSVAFIRELNAREPKATFYVKYKPDASDFVAKLRDRFKSESIAKDRYKIELSDHDQEKNILIIGRYVRIKSSDCGVMVFSKREEYQFGCSVEHNRNISLVNPIKKAK, encoded by the coding sequence ATGAGATGGATCGTTATCACTTTAATCGCTCTTATTACTTCTGCTTGTTCTCATGTTGATACTTCGAACTCTAGTGTGATTGAGCAATTGGAAGAGCGTTTTGAATTTGATATGGCGAGTAGCGAAGATTCAATCTCTCGCTCGGTGGCCTTTATTCGAGAACTCAATGCGAGAGAACCTAAGGCGACGTTCTACGTCAAATATAAACCGGATGCGAGTGATTTTGTTGCTAAATTACGAGATCGATTTAAGTCGGAATCTATTGCAAAAGACAGATATAAAATCGAACTTTCCGATCATGACCAAGAAAAAAACATCTTAATTATAGGTCGATATGTCCGAATTAAAAGCAGTGACTGTGGAGTGATGGTGTTCTCGAAAAGGGAAGAGTATCAATTTGGTTGTAGCGTTGAGCATAACCGAAACATCAGCTTGGTTAACCCAATTAAGAAGGCGAAATAG
- a CDS encoding CpaB family protein, with translation MNRIIILLFVALSIFSTLIYINVNYISTDEEPLEVHEKEEPKVSILVTQKEIRRSQPLTPKYYEQKFVHISDLDGYYYTLEDDLVVKPGALFKEDISKGTYLTQDMISNPGDRDYMYLSLNDGELPYFYEVTGIGVVQTATLTPGDKVSFVSTTSSKSNLVENGYGDIGDLVSRVIISGARVLQVIKGSKDSDSEDADDKKYSLVIALNMRSVLKLEMAQKIGDVNIIPSEIENRYLSIRSSDLLETQFGVRELRGKE, from the coding sequence ATGAACAGAATAATCATTCTTCTTTTTGTTGCTTTATCTATTTTTTCAACGCTGATTTATATTAATGTTAACTATATTTCAACTGACGAAGAACCACTGGAGGTTCACGAGAAAGAAGAACCTAAAGTCAGTATTTTAGTTACTCAAAAAGAAATTAGACGTTCTCAACCTTTAACCCCCAAGTATTATGAACAGAAGTTTGTTCACATATCTGATTTAGATGGTTACTACTATACGTTAGAAGACGATTTGGTTGTTAAACCTGGTGCTCTTTTTAAAGAGGACATCAGTAAAGGTACTTATTTAACACAAGATATGATCTCCAACCCGGGAGACCGAGATTATATGTACTTGTCACTAAATGATGGTGAATTACCTTATTTTTATGAAGTGACAGGTATTGGAGTCGTACAAACTGCAACTCTTACCCCTGGCGATAAAGTGAGTTTTGTGTCAACAACTTCTTCAAAATCAAATCTTGTTGAGAATGGGTATGGTGATATTGGCGATCTAGTTAGCCGAGTAATTATCAGTGGAGCGCGTGTTTTACAGGTAATAAAAGGCAGTAAAGATAGTGACTCCGAAGATGCCGATGATAAGAAATACAGTTTAGTTATTGCATTGAATATGCGGAGTGTTTTGAAGCTAGAAATGGCTCAAAAAATTGGTGATGTGAATATTATTCCATCTGAAATAGAAAACCGATATTTATCTATCCGAAGTAGCGACCTTTTAGAAACTCAGTTTGGTGTCAGAGAATTACGTGGTAAGGAATAA
- a CDS encoding Flp family type IVb pilin: protein MYYKTLAKMAELKMKFEDDVRGVTAVEYAIIAVVMSGIILAAFQNDTISGGIKTALDAVKADLVKASK, encoded by the coding sequence ATGTACTACAAAACTTTAGCAAAAATGGCAGAACTTAAAATGAAGTTCGAAGATGATGTTCGTGGTGTGACTGCAGTTGAATACGCAATTATTGCAGTTGTAATGTCAGGGATTATATTAGCTGCGTTCCAGAATGACACGATATCAGGAGGAATAAAGACGGCACTTGATGCTGTAAAAGCTGATTTAGTAAAAGCTAGTAAGTAG
- a CDS encoding prepilin peptidase, with protein MNIDLLVNIVLISTNFLILSFVCFFDGWHRKIPNNLNKIALIFSNIVALNNGYLMSSLPIAILCFVVFFILWYLKVIGAGDVKLLCALIIGIQPNLVTVALICIGFLGGFLVFAMYIVGKVRG; from the coding sequence ATGAATATAGATTTATTAGTTAACATTGTATTAATATCAACAAATTTTTTAATACTGTCGTTTGTATGCTTCTTTGATGGTTGGCATAGAAAAATCCCAAACAACCTAAACAAAATTGCTTTGATATTTAGTAATATTGTCGCGTTAAATAACGGTTACTTGATGTCATCACTACCCATTGCGATTTTATGTTTCGTGGTGTTTTTTATACTTTGGTATCTAAAAGTGATAGGAGCTGGAGATGTGAAGTTACTCTGTGCCTTAATCATTGGCATACAGCCAAATCTAGTTACGGTAGCGTTGATTTGTATAGGTTTTCTAGGAGGCTTTTTGGTTTTCGCAATGTACATAGTAGGAAAGGTAAGAGGATGA
- a CDS encoding LysR family transcriptional regulator: MKNVNRSIDVKYLRTFSHVAKHKSFTAAAESLFMTQPAVSQHIKKIESTIGASIFDRKEGFLLTKHGKVLLDYADQTMSMYERLFEDLEKVELRDQFNIAISESFCFDMVERVINEFRMLNNIDLSINSFTKSSLLDSSRYDLIFTMDRISQENGKSYQLNTVNYVIAHSNSLDPHECYPQRVVFCSSLPKSYVQEILNDYNIDSNHVTSWVKTSSCQFLKNELETNGTILIFPEWSIRHNKCKTIPLRQKVICTRSFGH; the protein is encoded by the coding sequence ATGAAAAACGTCAACAGGTCTATCGACGTCAAATATTTAAGAACATTTTCGCACGTTGCTAAACACAAAAGTTTTACAGCAGCCGCTGAGTCTTTATTTATGACACAGCCCGCTGTATCTCAGCATATTAAAAAGATCGAAAGTACAATCGGGGCGAGTATTTTTGATAGGAAAGAGGGATTTTTACTCACTAAACACGGAAAAGTATTACTTGATTATGCAGACCAAACAATGTCTATGTACGAAAGATTGTTTGAAGATTTGGAAAAGGTTGAATTAAGAGATCAATTCAATATAGCGATTTCTGAATCTTTTTGCTTTGATATGGTTGAGCGTGTAATCAATGAATTTCGAATGTTGAACAATATAGACTTGTCCATAAACAGCTTCACAAAATCCTCTTTATTAGATTCGTCTCGTTACGATTTGATTTTTACAATGGATAGGATTTCACAAGAGAATGGAAAATCGTATCAACTGAATACTGTGAACTATGTTATCGCGCATTCTAATTCACTTGACCCGCATGAGTGTTATCCGCAGAGAGTTGTTTTTTGTAGCTCCCTTCCTAAATCCTATGTACAAGAGATTCTCAACGATTATAACATTGACTCAAATCATGTGACGAGTTGGGTGAAGACAAGTTCATGCCAATTCCTTAAAAATGAACTGGAAACGAATGGAACTATTTTAATATTTCCTGAATGGTCGATACGTCACAATAAATGCAAGACAATACCATTACGTCAAAAAGTGATCTGCACCAGAAGTTTTGGACACTGA
- a CDS encoding AAA family ATPase, with translation MDLDILFRNSSSKVKSTVEATDLIVSDDNTLTESINDLYAIEGFPKPLEVTDIDLDGVWNQSNIKLNHVVLDLRSASNVIEQVSEISIRLDVNISLLVLCDVDSIKLRNQVHALGASYVLWDPELDSLLAAIKSTQEGESTVKKTRVAKRILVLGTKGGIGVSCVSSVLAHSLAEQANLKTLLVDHDSGALNSDIYIGVKGLKAKHNSIDLNQIDIDSAIAKTYVHGVKDKLDYLVLEKNVACLTDHASTLYNLSNQLIDQYNFIIDSAPLSCYEEMHDQELSDKYHRIFIVCEPSVSSLRSYNSLKKKIGKSEHQIIFNLNRPAKDFMMTLASAKERIKAKDSIDFMYEPSLEKIVVQQGINELLKSKSATAVLTMVATLTGKKIKTKSRFSLFRK, from the coding sequence ATGGACTTGGATATCTTGTTTCGTAATTCGTCGTCGAAAGTGAAGTCGACGGTTGAGGCTACCGATCTCATTGTGTCTGATGATAATACCCTAACTGAATCTATCAATGATTTGTACGCTATTGAAGGTTTCCCTAAACCACTTGAAGTCACCGATATTGATTTAGATGGTGTTTGGAATCAGTCAAACATTAAGCTTAATCATGTTGTTCTGGATCTTCGTAGTGCCTCAAACGTTATAGAGCAAGTCTCTGAGATTTCGATTCGTTTAGATGTGAATATATCTTTGCTTGTTCTCTGTGATGTTGATTCTATAAAACTGCGTAACCAAGTGCATGCATTAGGCGCTAGTTATGTTCTGTGGGATCCAGAACTTGATTCATTACTTGCGGCAATTAAATCGACGCAAGAAGGTGAAAGCACCGTCAAAAAAACGCGTGTAGCCAAACGTATATTAGTTTTGGGTACCAAAGGCGGTATTGGAGTATCTTGCGTAAGTTCTGTGTTAGCACACTCCTTAGCAGAGCAAGCAAATCTAAAGACACTCTTGGTGGATCATGATTCAGGAGCGCTAAATAGTGACATTTATATTGGTGTAAAAGGCTTGAAAGCCAAGCACAACAGTATAGATTTGAATCAGATCGATATCGACAGTGCGATAGCTAAGACCTATGTACATGGTGTGAAAGATAAGCTTGATTACTTGGTATTAGAGAAAAATGTTGCTTGCCTTACAGATCACGCATCTACATTGTACAACCTTTCCAATCAACTCATTGATCAATATAACTTTATTATCGATTCGGCGCCCTTATCTTGCTATGAAGAGATGCATGATCAGGAGCTATCAGATAAGTATCACCGCATCTTTATTGTTTGCGAACCTTCGGTTTCTTCACTGCGTTCTTACAACTCTTTGAAGAAGAAGATCGGGAAATCTGAACACCAAATCATCTTCAACCTTAATCGGCCAGCGAAAGACTTCATGATGACACTCGCGAGTGCGAAAGAGAGAATCAAAGCCAAAGATAGCATTGATTTCATGTACGAGCCGTCGCTAGAAAAAATTGTGGTACAGCAGGGTATTAATGAGTTGCTTAAATCTAAATCTGCCACTGCCGTTCTAACTATGGTTGCCACGTTGACTGGCAAGAAAATTAAAACTAAATCACGTTTCAGTTTGTTTAGAAAATGA
- a CDS encoding type II and III secretion system protein family protein, with protein sequence MTLKKKNIALLLCGILSCPLLASELMNLDQGAAKTINLKRQISTVFVANQEIADYKIIDENKVVVYGVGQGTTSVIVYDRGGNEIYNAELVVNQSLRLLKQTLIARFPDENVVVSNVGDQVVLDGIVGSEEIKQKINRLVGEMLKKDRRRAAYELKDADGEALDELEYTAKYNYDQVINNLKVLTTEQINVKLTVAEVSSSFLTELGVTYSDSGDPGTFVNKLLDFTAQDIVSVISASGDDKIGRVLAEPNLSVISGEQASFLAGGEIPIAVRDEDGITISYKEYGVKLAMVAKVTDTENIRLTLIPEVSSIDESNKTTTGLISVPSLRTRRAQTTVHLKDGQSFVLAGLLTSEERESLTKIPILGDIPILGALFSHSSTNRSKTELIIVATVNLVDPVEQEQVKLPSFRRTSDLERLLKIDLSELDEPELENTINQGGFN encoded by the coding sequence ATGACTTTAAAGAAGAAAAATATAGCCTTGCTATTGTGCGGGATTCTTTCATGTCCATTGCTCGCATCAGAATTAATGAACTTGGATCAAGGCGCTGCGAAAACCATTAATTTGAAGAGACAGATATCGACGGTGTTTGTCGCGAATCAAGAAATAGCAGACTACAAAATTATCGATGAAAATAAGGTTGTAGTTTATGGCGTTGGCCAAGGGACCACCTCGGTGATTGTTTATGATCGCGGTGGAAACGAAATTTATAACGCAGAATTGGTAGTCAACCAAAGTTTAAGACTCTTGAAGCAAACACTCATTGCTAGATTCCCTGATGAAAACGTTGTGGTTTCCAATGTAGGTGACCAAGTTGTATTAGATGGCATTGTCGGTAGTGAAGAGATTAAACAAAAAATCAATCGACTTGTTGGTGAGATGTTGAAGAAAGATCGCCGCCGTGCAGCTTATGAACTAAAGGATGCGGACGGTGAAGCCTTAGACGAGCTAGAGTACACGGCAAAGTACAACTACGATCAAGTCATTAATAACTTGAAAGTACTCACTACTGAGCAGATCAATGTCAAGCTGACGGTCGCGGAAGTATCTAGCTCATTTTTGACAGAATTAGGTGTTACTTATAGCGATAGTGGTGATCCGGGTACTTTTGTAAATAAGCTACTTGATTTTACGGCTCAAGATATCGTTTCAGTTATTTCCGCTAGTGGTGATGACAAAATCGGGCGTGTATTGGCCGAGCCCAACCTTTCTGTTATTTCAGGTGAGCAGGCTAGTTTCCTAGCCGGTGGCGAGATACCAATTGCTGTCAGAGATGAAGACGGGATTACCATTTCTTATAAAGAATACGGCGTTAAGTTGGCCATGGTTGCAAAGGTAACTGACACAGAGAATATTCGCCTAACCTTGATCCCAGAGGTTAGCTCGATTGATGAATCAAACAAAACCACGACAGGCTTAATTTCTGTGCCTTCTTTACGAACTCGACGAGCTCAAACAACGGTTCACTTGAAAGATGGGCAAAGCTTTGTTTTGGCGGGGCTATTGACATCGGAAGAGCGAGAATCATTAACCAAGATTCCAATTTTGGGAGATATTCCAATTCTAGGCGCGCTGTTTAGCCACTCTTCCACCAATCGTTCCAAGACTGAATTGATCATTGTTGCGACTGTTAACTTGGTTGATCCGGTCGAGCAAGAGCAGGTCAAATTGCCAAGCTTTAGACGTACAAGTGATCTTGAACGACTCCTTAAAATTGATCTTTCGGAACTTGATGAACCAGAACTTGAAAACACGATAAACCAAGGAGGATTCAACTGA
- a CDS encoding type II secretion system F family protein has protein sequence MTLILIASWSALFLCFLIHRSRQNKKLSSLIEMEGEFEGVKGVRSVIDSQQFEESYKARIRKMYKKVIKVFQPNMSLKLVLFISVTTSATYALNEFFLRQDFIVCLIVVEPLLFFVFYNNLKARQVERFKTNFPDALNILSGAISSGQSIIHAFEYVGKQLDNEVGKEFKFMAERLLIGEDPDDVLERSSNTFPYLEYFFFASTIRINLARGGQLKDVINKINRLMFDSRAVEKKKNALTSEARASAKIIACLPVIFLIILKFTSPENYSFVMFEEAGQPIFYYVLASELVGFFCIWLILRGVN, from the coding sequence ATGACCTTAATACTGATTGCATCATGGAGTGCTTTGTTTCTCTGCTTTCTTATTCATCGGTCTCGCCAAAACAAAAAATTGAGTAGTTTGATCGAGATGGAAGGTGAGTTTGAAGGAGTGAAAGGTGTTCGCTCTGTTATCGATTCACAACAGTTTGAAGAGAGCTATAAAGCCAGAATCAGAAAAATGTACAAGAAGGTAATCAAGGTATTTCAACCTAATATGTCCTTGAAGCTGGTATTGTTTATCTCCGTGACGACATCTGCAACGTATGCTCTCAATGAGTTTTTTTTACGTCAGGACTTTATAGTTTGCCTGATTGTTGTTGAGCCTCTCTTGTTCTTTGTCTTTTACAACAACCTAAAAGCAAGGCAAGTAGAGCGTTTTAAAACTAACTTTCCAGACGCTCTGAACATTTTGAGTGGGGCTATTTCTTCAGGGCAAAGCATCATTCATGCCTTCGAGTATGTAGGTAAGCAGCTTGATAACGAAGTGGGCAAAGAGTTTAAGTTCATGGCTGAGCGTTTACTTATTGGTGAAGACCCTGATGACGTTCTTGAACGAAGTAGCAATACGTTTCCGTACTTAGAGTACTTTTTCTTTGCTTCAACGATAAGAATCAACTTGGCTAGAGGTGGTCAACTCAAAGATGTGATCAACAAAATAAACCGACTTATGTTTGATTCAAGAGCTGTGGAGAAAAAGAAAAATGCCTTGACCTCAGAAGCTCGAGCTTCGGCAAAGATAATTGCCTGCTTACCTGTGATTTTTCTTATTATTTTGAAGTTTACGAGCCCTGAAAACTACAGTTTTGTGATGTTTGAAGAAGCTGGTCAACCTATTTTTTATTATGTATTAGCCAGTGAGCTAGTCGGGTTCTTTTGCATTTGGCTGATTTTGCGGGGTGTGAATTGA